One stretch of Saccharopolyspora erythraea DNA includes these proteins:
- a CDS encoding type I polyketide synthase, producing MADEDKLREYLKRVTADLRKANRRLREVEDAQREPVAIVGMACRYPGGVTSPAELWQVLADGRDVISGFPTDRGWDLDGLYDPDPARSGRSYVRSGGFLDDPGGFDAAFFGISPREALAMDPQQRLLLETAWEAMEDAGIDPAALRGSRTGVFVGHNYQEYGPPLLDAPESVEGHLVTGVVPSVASGRVAYSLGLEGPAMTVDTACSTSLVSLHLACQALRRGECSMALAGGVTVLATPGTFVEFSRQRVLAADGRCKAFSDTADGMGMAEGVGMLLVERLSDAQRLGHPVLAVVRGSAVNQDGASNGLTAPNGPSQQRVIRAALAGADVSAADVDAVEAHGTGTALGDPIEAQALLETYGQDRHRPLWLGSVKSNIGHTLAAAGVAGVIKMVMALRHGLLPKTLHVDRPSSHVDWESGAVSLLTDPQPWPEPEDRPRRAAVSAFGISGTNAHLILEQAPERVAAEATAKRPPSAVPLVVSARSETALRDQAAALRRHTELHPQAHPADIAYSAATTRSAFEHRAVLLGSARQDFIDGLHVLEKGAPAADVLTGTAGRIGKSGFVFGGQGGQRWGMGAGLCSRFPVFAEVFGAVCDELGVPVGEALSGDDRGLIDQTLFAQCGIFALEVGLFRLLESWGVVPDFVLGHSVGELGAAHVAGVLSFRDACTVVAARGRLMQALEPGVMLAVAASEDEVVPLLSDRVAVAAVNGPSSVVVSGEESEVAVIEERFRGRRVKRLRTSHAFHSPLMDPMLEEFREVVASVSLSAPRIPFVSTVTGALVDDEVTTPDYWVRNVRDTVRFLDGVRAMHEQGVDTFVELGPDGVLSAAGQECLPDSDALFVPIQRRDQPETESALAAIGKLHVRGRTPDWEAVFHGLDVRRTDLPTYAFQHRRYWLEPGASAGGIRSAGIGTLDHPLLGALVSIPGETGPVLTGRLSVRTHPWLADHRVLGRILFPGTAFVEIARCAAEVTGASGVEEITLAAPLVLPESGDVALRVVVGTADATGRRTVEICARPGDADVEGPWTTHATGVLAGSEEKSAPGFQEWPPRSADEVDLVQLQESLADSGLDYGPAFQGLRAAWRRGDEVFAEIVLSGEVVSDAEDFGLHPALLDAALQALAVASPDGPLRLPFAFSGVRWWSTGASSLRVRLSHTGGDAVTVDIADDAGSPVAAIDSASLRPVSAQQIEAARADAGESLFRLRWVPFESGTDSGGDGWAVVGDGHFGRPASRYPNLAALGDALDGGTTVTDVFVLVDPDDHSASAKAGAVLETVQSWLADERFADARLVFVTKGAVADESGVADMTSAAVWGLLRSVQAEAPGRVAAVDLDDDPASWNALRSALDEPQCLVRTGRAFVPRLERVHGQKPVVWDADGTVLVTGGTGALGRLLARHLVVEHGVRRLVLLSRSGEAGGLDAELASHGAQVSVAACDAADRDAVAEVLASIPAEFPLRAVLHAAGVVDDGVVSALTPERLDRVLRAKVDGALVLDELTRHLDLSAFVLFSSASATIGSAGQANYAAANAFLDALAHRRRSAGLPAQSLAWGLWGERSGITGGLSDSDLARMARSGIVPMPSEEALRLFDTALATDDAVLLPMRLDVDALQRLDHVPAVFLGLVRTRRRQPLRERGSSWAAQLEGLSESRRAEVALELVRGQAAVVLDHPSGAAIGPDQAFSELGFDSLTAVELRNRLNEITGLRLPATLLFDYPTPNALAAHLVGQVAGQPAVSSAPATVTARDDEPLAVVGMACRYPGGINSPEDLWQVVLDGTDVIADFPADRGWDVRNLPIGRGGFLDAVGDFDPAFFGISPREALAMDPQQRLLLEVSWEAFERAGVDPLSVRGSRTGVFAGVMYHDYAARVRQIPGELEGYLGNGNLGSVASGRVAYTFGLEGPAVTVDTACSSSLVALHLAAQSLRAGECSMALVGGATVMSAPTPFREFARQGGLASDGRCKAFSDGADGTGWSEGAGMLLVERLSDARRLGHRVLAVMRGSAVNQDGASNGLTAPNGPSQQRVIREALANAGLRPDQVDVVEGHGTGTALGDPIEAQALLSTYGRDRSVPLLLGSVKSNLGHTQAAAGVAGLIKMVLALRRGVVPESLHVGVPSSHVDWSSGAVSLVRDAVAWPEVDRPRRAAVSSFGVSGTNAHVIIEQAPPAEDAQSAEAGGGAPVLLSARSEEALREQAEQLRRHVEAHPELTVLDIAYSTAKSRSSLEHRESVTAADRRELITNLASLAEGSTTGHLAAPTKSGFVFGGQGGQRWGMGAGLCARFPLFAEVFGAVCDELGVPVGEALSGDDRGLIDQTLFAQCGIFALEVGLFRLLESWGVVPDFVLGHSVGELGAAHVAGVLSLRDACKVVAARGRLMQALEPGVMLAVVASEDEVVPLLSDRVAVAAVNGPSSVVVSGEESEIAAIEERFRGRRVKRLRTSHAFHSPLMDPMLEEFRAVVASVSLSAPRIPFVSTVTGALVDDEVKTADYWVRNVRDTVRFLDGVRAMHEQGVDTFVELGPDGVLSAAGQECLPDSDAAFLPVLRRDSPEPDSVSDCLGRLHVRGAAVDWAAYFAGTGARQVDLPTYPFQRQRYWLEADEDAGDVGAAGLDGDEHPLLGAVVEFAEGNGTIFTGRISRRTHPWLGDHLVHGAVVVPGSALAELALRAAEETGCGGVEELTLEVPLTLPESGAVQLQLRVEEADAAGRRPLTIHARPEPRDHDEGWTCHARGVLGPVAAEAADLTAWPPRDAAVVDVSSCYAELADAGLDYGPRFQGLRQVWRHGGGDLYAEVALPDDADAVRFGLHPALLDAALHAIRYLSGADLEGAALPFAWSGLGLHAVGASELRVRIARAGKDTVAVSLADGTGAPVGSIESLTVRPVTSDQIAASSGGSLFRMSWVPETTSASHVGTERWALVGTGLEALEEALPVPRSYADLTECLSSGDEPPEVVVIAGSTTGGATRATVRMLDIVQTWSAEPRFASTRLAVCTGDPEIDMASAAVWGFLRSVQAENPGRVAVVALDDDPASCRALPGVVDVPECLVRSGRVFAPRLERVPGSGSVVWDAGGTVVVTGGTGVLGRLVARHLVVEHGVRRLLLLSRSGGADDLVGELAGLGAEVSVAACDVADREAVAGVLASVPAEFPVSAVVHAAGVVDDGVVSSLSAERVEGVLRAKVDGALVLDELTRHLDLSAFVLFSSAAATIGSAGQANYAAANAFLDALAHRRRSAGLPAHSLAWGLWGERSGITGGLSDSDLARMARSGIVPMPSEEALRLFDTALATDDAVLLPMRLNTAALAGQHDISPVLRGLVRRPERRVAMSGPRSLLARLGGQPPAERRQTVLDLVRREVAGVLAYGSPELIGVEQAFQDLGFDSLSAVELRNRLSAATDVRLSATVVFDYANPAALADHLLTQLPLEGADPAASVSAELDRLEAALAEASAEQLDRSRITMRLTALLAKWGDDNDHPDDRDLSTVSDDELFGLVDELGSN from the coding sequence ATGGCTGACGAAGACAAGCTCCGCGAGTACCTCAAGCGGGTCACCGCGGACCTGCGCAAGGCGAACCGGCGCCTCCGGGAGGTCGAGGACGCGCAGCGGGAACCCGTCGCGATCGTGGGGATGGCCTGCCGGTACCCGGGCGGCGTGACCTCGCCCGCCGAGCTCTGGCAGGTGCTGGCCGACGGCCGCGACGTGATCTCCGGTTTCCCCACAGACCGGGGCTGGGACCTCGACGGCCTCTACGACCCCGACCCCGCGCGGTCCGGCAGGTCCTACGTGCGGTCGGGTGGTTTCCTCGACGACCCCGGCGGTTTCGACGCCGCGTTCTTCGGCATCAGCCCGCGCGAGGCGCTGGCCATGGACCCGCAGCAGCGGCTGCTGCTGGAAACCGCCTGGGAGGCGATGGAAGACGCGGGCATCGACCCGGCGGCGCTGCGCGGCAGCCGGACGGGCGTCTTCGTCGGCCACAACTACCAGGAGTACGGGCCCCCGCTGCTCGACGCGCCCGAGAGCGTCGAAGGCCACCTGGTCACCGGTGTGGTGCCCAGCGTCGCCTCGGGCCGCGTCGCCTACTCGCTCGGCCTGGAAGGCCCGGCGATGACAGTGGACACGGCGTGCTCGACATCGCTGGTGTCCCTGCACCTGGCGTGCCAGGCGCTGCGTCGCGGCGAGTGCTCGATGGCGCTGGCCGGCGGCGTGACCGTGCTGGCGACACCCGGCACGTTCGTGGAGTTCAGCCGCCAGCGGGTGCTGGCAGCCGACGGGCGCTGCAAGGCTTTCTCCGACACCGCGGACGGCATGGGCATGGCCGAGGGCGTCGGCATGCTGCTGGTGGAACGGCTTTCGGACGCCCAGCGGCTCGGGCATCCGGTGCTGGCCGTCGTGCGGGGTTCGGCGGTGAACCAGGACGGTGCGTCCAACGGTCTGACCGCGCCGAACGGCCCGTCGCAGCAGCGCGTCATCCGGGCGGCGCTCGCCGGCGCGGACGTGTCCGCGGCCGACGTCGACGCCGTCGAGGCGCACGGCACCGGAACCGCCCTGGGCGATCCCATCGAGGCGCAGGCGTTGCTGGAGACCTACGGGCAGGATCGGCACCGCCCGCTGTGGCTGGGCTCGGTGAAGTCCAACATCGGCCACACCCTCGCCGCGGCAGGTGTGGCGGGCGTGATCAAGATGGTCATGGCCCTGCGCCACGGCCTCCTGCCGAAGACACTGCACGTCGACCGGCCCTCGTCGCACGTGGACTGGGAGTCGGGCGCGGTCTCCCTGCTCACCGATCCGCAGCCGTGGCCGGAGCCGGAGGACAGGCCGCGTCGTGCGGCGGTGTCCGCCTTCGGCATCAGCGGAACCAACGCCCACCTCATCCTGGAGCAGGCGCCGGAAAGAGTCGCGGCGGAGGCGACCGCGAAGCGCCCGCCGTCGGCCGTCCCGCTCGTGGTGTCGGCTCGCAGCGAAACCGCCCTGCGCGACCAGGCCGCCGCCCTGCGACGGCACACCGAGCTGCACCCGCAAGCACATCCGGCCGACATCGCGTACTCGGCGGCGACGACGCGCTCCGCGTTCGAGCACCGCGCGGTACTTCTCGGCTCCGCCCGCCAGGACTTCATCGATGGCCTGCACGTGCTTGAAAAGGGCGCACCCGCGGCGGACGTGCTGACGGGGACCGCCGGCCGCATCGGCAAGTCGGGTTTTGTGTTTGGTGGTCAGGGTGGTCAGCGTTGGGGGATGGGTGCGGGGTTGTGTTCTCGTTTCCCGGTGTTTGCTGAGGTGTTTGGTGCGGTGTGTGATGAGTTGGGGGTGCCGGTTGGTGAGGCGCTGTCCGGTGACGATCGGGGTCTGATCGATCAGACCTTGTTTGCGCAGTGTGGGATTTTTGCGCTTGAGGTGGGGCTGTTTCGTCTTCTGGAGTCGTGGGGTGTGGTTCCCGATTTCGTGTTGGGTCATTCGGTGGGTGAGTTGGGTGCGGCTCATGTTGCTGGGGTGTTGTCGTTTCGGGATGCGTGCACGGTGGTGGCGGCTCGTGGCCGGTTGATGCAGGCTTTGGAGCCGGGGGTGATGTTGGCGGTGGCGGCCTCGGAGGATGAGGTTGTTCCGTTGTTGTCCGACCGGGTGGCGGTCGCGGCGGTGAATGGCCCGTCATCGGTCGTGGTTTCGGGTGAGGAGTCCGAGGTTGCCGTGATCGAGGAGCGTTTTCGGGGTCGCAGGGTGAAGCGGTTGCGGACGAGTCATGCGTTTCATTCGCCGTTGATGGATCCGATGTTGGAGGAGTTCCGCGAGGTTGTCGCGTCGGTGTCGCTCAGTGCTCCCCGGATTCCGTTCGTGTCGACGGTGACGGGTGCTCTTGTCGATGACGAGGTCACGACACCCGATTACTGGGTGCGCAATGTCCGTGACACCGTGCGCTTCCTGGATGGTGTTCGGGCCATGCATGAGCAGGGTGTCGACACGTTCGTCGAGTTGGGTCCGGATGGGGTGTTGTCGGCGGCTGGCCAGGAATGCCTGCCCGACTCGGATGCGCTCTTCGTGCCAATCCAGCGCCGCGATCAGCCCGAAACCGAGAGCGCGCTGGCCGCGATCGGCAAGCTCCACGTGCGCGGCCGCACGCCTGACTGGGAAGCCGTGTTCCACGGCCTCGACGTCCGCCGGACCGATCTGCCGACGTATGCGTTCCAGCACCGTCGCTACTGGCTGGAGCCGGGTGCTTCGGCCGGCGGCATCAGATCCGCCGGGATCGGCACGCTCGACCACCCGCTGCTGGGCGCCCTCGTGTCGATCCCGGGCGAGACGGGTCCGGTGCTGACCGGGCGGTTGTCCGTCCGGACGCATCCCTGGCTCGCCGACCACCGGGTACTTGGCCGGATCCTGTTCCCGGGCACCGCCTTCGTCGAAATCGCGCGCTGCGCGGCCGAGGTGACCGGTGCGAGCGGGGTCGAGGAGATCACGCTCGCCGCACCGCTGGTGCTGCCGGAAAGCGGTGACGTGGCGCTTCGGGTCGTTGTCGGCACCGCGGACGCGACGGGGCGTCGAACGGTCGAGATCTGCGCTCGGCCAGGCGACGCCGATGTGGAAGGCCCGTGGACCACGCACGCCACAGGTGTTCTCGCCGGGAGCGAGGAAAAGTCCGCCCCCGGATTCCAGGAATGGCCGCCGCGCAGCGCCGACGAGGTCGACCTCGTCCAGCTCCAGGAATCACTGGCCGACTCCGGACTGGACTACGGTCCGGCGTTCCAGGGGTTGCGCGCGGCCTGGCGCCGCGGCGACGAGGTCTTCGCCGAGATCGTGCTGTCCGGCGAAGTGGTCAGTGATGCCGAGGACTTCGGCCTGCACCCGGCCCTCCTCGACGCCGCTCTGCAGGCGCTCGCGGTGGCGTCACCGGACGGTCCGCTCCGCCTGCCTTTCGCGTTCAGTGGCGTGCGGTGGTGGTCTACCGGCGCTTCGTCCCTGCGAGTACGTCTCTCGCACACAGGCGGCGATGCCGTCACCGTCGACATCGCCGACGACGCGGGTTCGCCGGTGGCCGCGATCGATTCCGCATCACTGCGCCCCGTGAGCGCGCAGCAGATCGAGGCAGCCCGAGCCGATGCAGGCGAATCGCTGTTCCGGCTCCGGTGGGTGCCGTTCGAGTCAGGTACCGACAGCGGGGGCGACGGCTGGGCGGTGGTCGGCGACGGGCATTTCGGGCGGCCCGCATCCCGCTACCCGAATTTGGCCGCGCTCGGCGATGCGCTGGACGGCGGAACGACCGTGACCGACGTGTTCGTCCTGGTCGACCCGGACGATCACTCGGCATCGGCCAAGGCCGGTGCGGTGCTGGAGACCGTCCAGTCGTGGCTCGCCGACGAGAGGTTCGCCGATGCGCGCCTGGTTTTCGTGACCAAAGGCGCCGTCGCCGACGAGTCGGGTGTCGCGGACATGACGTCCGCGGCGGTGTGGGGTCTCCTGCGTTCGGTCCAGGCCGAGGCACCCGGTCGCGTCGCTGCGGTCGATCTCGATGACGACCCGGCTTCGTGGAACGCACTGCGAAGTGCGCTGGACGAGCCGCAGTGCTTGGTGCGCACTGGCCGGGCGTTCGTGCCGCGGCTGGAGCGGGTGCACGGGCAGAAGCCTGTGGTGTGGGATGCCGACGGCACGGTGTTGGTGACCGGCGGCACCGGAGCCCTGGGGCGTCTGCTGGCGCGGCACCTGGTGGTCGAGCACGGCGTGCGCCGGTTGGTGCTGCTGAGTCGTTCCGGCGAAGCCGGTGGCCTGGATGCCGAGCTGGCTTCGCACGGTGCCCAGGTGTCGGTCGCCGCCTGTGATGCGGCGGATCGGGACGCCGTCGCCGAGGTGCTGGCATCGATTCCGGCGGAGTTCCCGTTGCGCGCGGTGCTGCATGCCGCCGGTGTCGTCGACGACGGAGTTGTCTCCGCGCTGACACCGGAGCGGCTCGACCGGGTGCTGCGTGCCAAGGTGGACGGTGCGTTGGTGCTGGATGAGTTGACGCGGCACCTCGACCTGTCGGCGTTCGTCCTCTTCTCCTCCGCCTCGGCCACGATCGGCAGCGCGGGGCAGGCGAACTACGCCGCTGCCAACGCGTTCCTCGACGCGCTCGCGCACCGGCGCCGCAGCGCGGGCCTGCCCGCGCAGTCACTGGCGTGGGGTTTGTGGGGGGAGCGCAGTGGGATCACCGGTGGGTTGTCGGATTCGGATCTGGCTCGGATGGCTCGGTCGGGGATCGTGCCGATGCCGAGTGAGGAGGCGTTGCGGTTGTTCGACACCGCACTCGCCACCGACGACGCCGTCCTGCTCCCGATGCGGCTGGACGTCGACGCTCTCCAACGGCTGGACCACGTACCGGCGGTCTTCCTCGGTCTCGTGCGCACGCGGCGCAGGCAGCCGCTCCGGGAGCGGGGTTCCTCATGGGCGGCGCAGCTGGAAGGGCTCTCCGAGTCCCGGCGCGCCGAGGTCGCGCTGGAACTCGTCCGCGGTCAGGCCGCCGTCGTCCTGGACCACCCTTCCGGCGCTGCGATCGGCCCGGACCAGGCGTTCTCCGAACTCGGCTTCGACTCCCTGACCGCCGTCGAACTGCGCAACCGGCTGAACGAGATCACCGGACTGCGGCTGCCCGCCACGCTGCTGTTCGACTACCCGACGCCGAACGCCCTCGCCGCGCACCTGGTGGGCCAGGTCGCCGGACAGCCGGCGGTCTCCAGCGCGCCGGCGACGGTGACCGCCAGGGACGACGAACCGTTGGCCGTGGTCGGCATGGCGTGCCGCTATCCGGGAGGCATCAACTCACCCGAAGACCTGTGGCAGGTCGTTCTCGACGGCACCGACGTCATCGCGGACTTTCCCGCAGACCGGGGCTGGGACGTTCGGAACCTGCCCATCGGCCGGGGCGGGTTCCTCGACGCCGTGGGAGATTTCGACCCCGCGTTCTTCGGGATTTCGCCGCGTGAGGCGTTGGCGATGGATCCGCAGCAGCGGTTGTTGCTGGAGGTGTCGTGGGAGGCGTTCGAGCGGGCTGGTGTTGACCCGTTGTCGGTTCGGGGCTCCCGGACCGGTGTGTTCGCAGGCGTGATGTACCACGACTACGCCGCACGCGTCCGGCAGATCCCCGGTGAGCTGGAAGGCTACCTGGGCAACGGGAACCTCGGCAGCGTCGCATCCGGCCGGGTGGCCTACACCTTCGGGCTCGAGGGGCCGGCGGTCACCGTGGACACGGCGTGCTCGTCCTCGCTGGTCGCCCTGCACCTGGCGGCGCAGTCGCTGCGAGCGGGGGAGTGCTCGATGGCGCTGGTCGGCGGGGCCACGGTGATGTCCGCACCCACCCCGTTCCGCGAGTTCGCTCGTCAGGGTGGGTTGGCGTCGGATGGTCGGTGCAAGGCGTTTTCGGATGGTGCGGATGGCACGGGGTGGTCCGAGGGTGCGGGGATGTTGTTGGTCGAGCGCCTGTCGGATGCTCGGCGGCTGGGGCATCGGGTGTTGGCGGTGATGCGGGGTTCGGCCGTGAACCAGGACGGGGCCTCGAACGGTCTCACCGCACCGAACGGGCCATCACAGCAGAGGGTGATCCGTGAGGCGCTGGCGAACGCGGGTCTCCGCCCGGATCAGGTCGATGTGGTTGAGGGGCATGGTACGGGTACTGCGCTTGGTGATCCGATTGAGGCGCAGGCGTTGTTGTCGACTTATGGTCGTGATCGGTCTGTGCCGTTGTTGTTGGGTTCGGTGAAGTCGAATCTGGGGCATACGCAGGCGGCTGCTGGGGTGGCGGGCCTGATCAAGATGGTGTTGGCGTTGCGGCGTGGTGTGGTGCCGGAGTCGTTGCATGTGGGTGTGCCGTCGTCGCATGTGGATTGGTCTTCGGGTGCGGTGTCGTTGGTGAGGGATGCGGTGGCCTGGCCCGAGGTGGATCGGCCCCGCCGCGCCGCGGTGTCCTCCTTCGGAGTGAGCGGAACCAACGCCCACGTCATCATCGAACAGGCTCCACCGGCCGAGGACGCCCAGTCGGCGGAAGCGGGCGGCGGTGCTCCGGTGCTCCTTTCCGCCCGAAGCGAGGAAGCACTGCGGGAGCAGGCCGAGCAGCTGCGCCGCCACGTGGAGGCGCACCCCGAACTCACCGTGCTCGACATCGCCTACTCCACGGCGAAGTCCCGCTCATCGCTCGAACACCGTGAGTCCGTGACGGCGGCCGACCGCCGGGAACTCATCACGAACCTGGCGTCACTGGCGGAAGGCTCCACGACCGGGCACTTGGCGGCTCCGACCAAGTCGGGTTTTGTGTTTGGTGGTCAGGGTGGTCAGCGTTGGGGGATGGGTGCGGGGTTGTGTGCTCGTTTCCCGTTGTTTGCTGAGGTGTTTGGTGCGGTGTGTGATGAGTTGGGGGTGCCGGTTGGTGAGGCGCTGTCCGGTGACGATCGGGGTCTGATCGATCAGACCTTGTTTGCGCAGTGTGGGATTTTTGCGCTTGAGGTGGGGCTGTTTCGTCTTCTGGAGTCGTGGGGTGTGGTTCCCGATTTCGTGTTGGGTCATTCGGTGGGTGAGTTGGGTGCGGCTCATGTTGCTGGGGTGTTGTCGCTTCGGGATGCGTGCAAGGTGGTGGCGGCTCGTGGCCGGTTGATGCAGGCTTTGGAGCCGGGGGTGATGTTGGCGGTGGTGGCCTCGGAGGATGAGGTTGTTCCGTTGTTGTCCGACCGGGTGGCGGTCGCGGCGGTGAATGGTCCGTCGTCGGTGGTGGTTTCGGGTGAGGAGTCCGAGATCGCCGCGATCGAGGAGCGTTTTCGGGGTCGCAGGGTGAAGCGGTTGCGGACGAGTCATGCGTTTCATTCGCCGTTGATGGATCCGATGCTGGAGGAGTTCCGCGCCGTCGTCGCGTCGGTGTCGCTCAGTGCTCCCCGGATTCCGTTTGTTTCCACGGTGACGGGTGCTCTTGTCGATGACGAGGTCAAGACTGCCGATTACTGGGTGCGCAATGTCCGTGACACCGTGCGCTTCCTGGATGGTGTTCGGGCCATGCATGAGCAGGGTGTCGACACGTTCGTCGAGCTGGGTCCGGATGGGGTGTTGTCGGCGGCTGGCCAGGAATGCCTGCCCGACTCCGACGCCGCGTTCCTCCCGGTCCTGCGTCGCGACAGCCCCGAGCCGGACAGCGTCTCGGACTGCCTGGGCAGGCTGCACGTCCGTGGTGCGGCCGTCGACTGGGCGGCGTACTTCGCGGGGACCGGCGCCCGGCAGGTCGACCTGCCGACGTATCCGTTCCAGCGGCAGCGCTACTGGCTCGAAGCGGATGAGGACGCCGGTGACGTCGGCGCGGCCGGGCTCGACGGTGACGAGCACCCCCTCCTCGGCGCCGTGGTCGAGTTCGCCGAGGGCAACGGCACGATCTTCACCGGCCGGATCTCCCGCCGCACGCACCCGTGGCTGGGCGACCACCTGGTCCACGGAGCGGTCGTCGTTCCCGGCAGCGCTCTCGCCGAACTGGCGCTGCGCGCGGCGGAGGAAACCGGCTGCGGCGGGGTGGAGGAACTGACCCTCGAAGTGCCGCTGACCCTCCCGGAGAGCGGCGCTGTCCAGCTCCAGCTCCGGGTGGAGGAAGCCGACGCTGCCGGACGCAGGCCGCTGACGATCCACGCGCGTCCCGAACCCCGTGACCACGATGAGGGGTGGACGTGCCACGCGCGTGGCGTCCTCGGGCCGGTCGCCGCGGAAGCCGCGGACCTGACGGCATGGCCGCCGCGGGATGCCGCGGTCGTGGACGTCTCCTCCTGCTACGCGGAGCTGGCGGATGCCGGGCTCGACTACGGGCCGCGTTTCCAGGGCCTGCGGCAGGTGTGGCGACACGGGGGCGGCGACCTGTACGCCGAGGTGGCCTTGCCCGATGACGCGGACGCCGTGCGCTTCGGGTTGCACCCGGCGTTGCTCGATGCGGCGTTGCACGCGATCCGTTACCTGTCCGGCGCGGACCTGGAGGGTGCCGCGCTGCCGTTCGCCTGGAGCGGTCTGGGTCTGCACGCGGTGGGTGCGTCGGAGCTGCGCGTGCGGATCGCCCGTGCTGGCAAGGACACCGTGGCCGTGTCGCTGGCCGACGGCACGGGCGCGCCGGTCGGCTCCATCGAGTCGCTGACCGTCCGCCCCGTGACAAGCGACCAGATCGCCGCGTCCAGCGGTGGTTCGCTGTTCCGGATGTCCTGGGTCCCGGAGACCACGTCCGCGTCCCATGTCGGAACGGAGCGCTGGGCGCTCGTCGGCACCGGCCTCGAAGCGCTCGAAGAGGCGTTGCCGGTCCCCAGGTCCTACGCCGACCTGACCGAATGCCTGTCGAGCGGCGACGAGCCGCCTGAGGTGGTGGTTATCGCGGGCAGCACGACAGGCGGTGCGACGCGGGCGACGGTCCGGATGCTCGACATCGTCCAAACCTGGTCGGCCGAGCCGCGCTTCGCCTCGACGCGGCTGGCCGTGTGCACCGGGGACCCGGAAATCGACATGGCCTCCGCGGCGGTGTGGGGATTCCTTCGCTCGGTCCAGGCCGAGAACCCCGGTCGGGTCGCGGTGGTGGCCCTGGATGACGACCCGGCCTCCTGCCGAGCCCTGCCCGGCGTTGTCGATGTACCGGAGTGCTTGGTGCGGTCGGGCCGGGTTTTCGCGCCGCGCCTGGAGCGCGTGCCGGGATCGGGCTCGGTGGTGTGGGACGCCGGTGGCACGGTGGTGGTGACCGGCGGCACTGGTGTGCTGGGTCGTTTGGTGGCTCGCCATCTGGTCGTCGAGCACGGTGTGCGGCGGTTGCTCCTGCTGAGCCGTTCCGGCGGCGCCGACGACCTGGTCGGCGAGTTGGCGGGTCTCGGTGCCGAGGTCTCGGTCGCGGCGTGCGATGTGGCCGATCGGGAGGCGGTCGCCGGGGTGCTGGCGTCGGTTCCGGCGGAGTTCCCGGTGTCCGCCGTGGTGCACGCGGCGGGTGTGGTCGACGACGGTGTGGTGTCGTCGTTGTCCGCCGAGCGCGTGGAGGGCGTGCTGCGTGCCAAGGTGGACGGTGCGTTGGTGCTGGATGAGTTGACGCGGCACCTCGACCTGTCGGCGTTCGTCCTCTTCTCCTCCGCCGCGGCCACGATCGGCAGCGCGGGGCAGGCGAACTACGCCGCTGCCAACGCGTTCCTCGACGCGCTCGCGCACCGGCGCCGCAGCGCGGGCCTGCCCGCGCACTCACTGGCGTGGGGTTTGTGGGGGGAGCGCAGTGGGATCACCGGTGGGTTGTCGGATTCGGATCTGGCTCGGATGGCTCGGTCGGGGATCGTGCCGATGCCGAGCGAGGAGGCGTTGCGGTTGTTCGACACCGCACTCGCCACCGACGACGCCGTCCTGCTCCCGATGCGGCTGAACACCGCCGCACTCGCCGGACAGCACGACATATCCCCGGTGCTGCGCGGTCTCGTCAGGAGACCGGAACGGCGGGTCGCGATGTCCGGACCGCGTTCGCTCCTCGCCCGCCTCGGCGGGCAGCCCCCGGCCGAACGGCGGCAGACCGTGCTCGACCTGGTCCGCCGGGAGGTCGCCGGGGTCCTGGCGTACGGGTCGCCGGAACTCATCGGCGTGGAACAGGCTTTCCAGGACCTCGGCTTCGACTCGCTGAGCGCCGTCGAACTGCGCAACCGGCTGTCGGCGGCGACCGATGTCCGGCTGTCGGCCACGGTGGTCTTCGACTACGCGAATCCCGCCGCCCTCGCCGATCACCTGCTGACGCAGCTCCCGCTCGAAGGCGCGGACCCGGCCGCGTCGGTGTCGGCGGAACTGGACCGACTGGAGGCGGCCCTGGCCGAGGCGTCGGCCGAACAGCTCGATCGGTCGCGGATCACGATGCGGCTCACCGCCCTGCTTGCGAAGTGGGGCGACGACAACGACCACCCGGATGACCGGGACCTTTCGACCGTGAGCGACGACGAGCTGTTCGGCCTGGTCGACGAGCTCGGGTCGAACTGA